A genomic stretch from Synechococcales cyanobacterium T60_A2020_003 includes:
- a CDS encoding DUF697 domain-containing protein, translating into MNQPPSPKNRDRTPGATDTYLNRARTSLRQTLNRFSQRRVLDRRSPLAEIQATTKREIDQLSSVIEKLNNRLIKIAVFGLVSRGKSAVLNALMGQKLLQTGPTHGITQWARSVMWSLDTPNGAVPIELIDTPGLDEIDGQARADLAREVAYQADLILFVVAGDITRTEYLALTELQSAQKPLILVFNKTDLYPDRDRQTIYRKLQDLLIQEQKRPYAASTPTPNRPFFVADDVVMVAAEPAPVEVRVEYPDGRVEHEWEPLPPNVHELKTRLVDILMREGQALLALNALRQARDTEAAIARKTVYAYQQEADELIWRYAKWKGGIVALNPIAILDVLGGAVADLMLIRSLAKLYGLPMTSHEARKLMNAIIWSSGSLAVGELGSSFLLGVGKSGAAIASAFDSVSGFTAYTTAAAAQAALAGYGSYRVGKAAQVYLVQGCTWGPQGADTVIQDILAQIDSDTILHRLQQELQSTLDQEYSARS; encoded by the coding sequence TTGAATCAACCACCCTCTCCCAAAAACCGTGACCGTACTCCAGGCGCGACCGATACCTATCTCAACCGGGCACGTACCAGTCTCCGGCAGACCCTGAATCGCTTTTCCCAGCGGAGAGTGCTGGATCGGCGATCGCCCCTTGCTGAGATACAGGCCACGACGAAACGCGAGATTGATCAGCTATCCTCGGTCATCGAGAAATTAAACAACCGCTTGATTAAGATTGCGGTCTTTGGGTTAGTCAGTCGTGGAAAGTCTGCCGTTTTGAATGCCTTAATGGGACAAAAGCTGCTGCAAACGGGGCCAACCCACGGGATAACGCAATGGGCGCGATCGGTGATGTGGTCGCTAGACACTCCCAACGGAGCCGTACCTATTGAATTAATCGACACACCCGGACTCGATGAAATTGATGGACAGGCACGGGCAGATTTAGCGCGAGAGGTGGCCTACCAAGCCGATCTGATTCTCTTCGTCGTTGCAGGCGATATCACCCGTACCGAATACCTCGCCCTTACGGAACTGCAATCGGCTCAGAAACCGCTGATCTTGGTCTTTAACAAAACGGATTTGTACCCCGATCGCGATCGCCAAACCATTTACCGCAAGCTGCAAGATTTGCTGATTCAAGAGCAGAAACGCCCCTACGCAGCTTCGACTCCTACCCCGAATCGCCCCTTTTTTGTGGCCGATGATGTGGTGATGGTGGCCGCCGAACCCGCGCCAGTGGAAGTACGGGTCGAATATCCCGATGGACGGGTGGAGCATGAGTGGGAACCGTTACCGCCCAACGTGCATGAGCTGAAGACCCGTTTAGTCGATATCCTCATGCGGGAAGGACAAGCCTTGTTAGCGCTAAATGCCTTGCGACAGGCACGAGACACGGAAGCGGCGATCGCCCGCAAAACTGTTTACGCCTATCAACAAGAGGCCGATGAGCTAATCTGGCGCTATGCCAAATGGAAAGGGGGGATTGTGGCGCTCAATCCGATTGCGATTCTGGATGTGCTGGGCGGTGCGGTGGCGGATCTGATGTTGATTCGCTCCCTCGCCAAACTCTACGGATTGCCCATGACCAGCCACGAAGCCCGCAAACTGATGAACGCGATTATCTGGAGTTCGGGAAGCCTAGCCGTCGGTGAATTGGGCAGCAGCTTTCTCCTTGGTGTCGGTAAAAGCGGGGCGGCGATCGCCTCTGCCTTCGATAGCGTGTCTGGGTTTACAGCCTACACCACCGCCGCCGCTGCCCAGGCTGCTCTAGCAGGATACGGTTCCTATCGGGTCGGGAAAGCGGCCCAGGTCTATCTGGTACAGGGCTGTACGTGGGGGCCTCAAGGCGCAGATACCGTAATTCAAGATATTCTGGCTCAAATCGATTCAGACACTATTCTGCACCGTTTGCAGCAAGAGCTTCAGTCCACCCTCGATCAGGAATACTCTGCCCGGTCATGA
- a CDS encoding form I ribulose bisphosphate carboxylase large subunit produces MSYSQTRTQSKAGYDAGVKDYKLTYYTPDYTPKDTDILAAFRVTPQPGVPPEEAGAAVAAESSTGTWTTVWTDLLTDLDRYKGRCYDIEPVRGADDGQFIAYIAYPLDLFEEGSVTNLLTSLVGNVFGFKALKALRLEDLRIPVAYLKTFQGPPHGIQVERDKLNKYGRPLLGCTIKPKLGLSAKNYGRAVYEALRGGLDFTKDDENVNSQPFQRWRDRFLFIADAIHKAQAETGEIKGHYLNVTAATCEEMLKRAEFAKELGMPIIMHDFLTAGFTANTTLSHWCRDNGVLLHIHRAMHAVIDRQKNHGIHFRVLSKCLRMSGGDHIHTGTVVGKLEGDRDITLGFIDLLRENYVEKDLSRGIYFTQDWASMPSVMAVASGGIHVWHMPALVEIFGDESVLQFGGGTLGHPWGNAPGATANRVALEACVQARNEGRDLMREGGDIIREAAKWSPELAVACELWKEIKFEFEAVDTV; encoded by the coding sequence ATGTCTTATTCACAAACCAGAACTCAGTCAAAGGCTGGGTATGATGCTGGGGTTAAGGATTACAAACTGACCTACTACACCCCAGACTATACTCCTAAAGATACCGATATTTTGGCGGCGTTCCGGGTAACTCCTCAGCCGGGTGTACCTCCTGAGGAAGCAGGCGCAGCAGTGGCGGCAGAATCTTCAACAGGAACCTGGACGACCGTATGGACAGACCTACTCACCGACCTCGATCGCTACAAAGGTCGTTGCTATGATATCGAGCCTGTTCGTGGTGCAGACGACGGACAGTTCATCGCGTACATTGCTTACCCCCTCGACCTGTTTGAGGAAGGCTCTGTAACCAACTTGCTGACCTCTTTGGTTGGTAACGTATTTGGTTTCAAAGCGCTGAAAGCGCTGCGTTTGGAAGATTTGCGCATTCCGGTTGCATACCTAAAGACGTTCCAAGGTCCTCCCCACGGGATTCAAGTTGAGCGCGACAAGTTGAACAAGTATGGTCGTCCCCTGCTGGGCTGTACCATCAAACCGAAGCTTGGTCTGTCTGCGAAGAACTATGGCCGTGCTGTGTATGAGGCTCTGCGTGGTGGCCTCGACTTCACGAAGGATGATGAGAACGTTAACTCTCAGCCCTTCCAGCGCTGGCGCGATCGCTTCCTGTTCATTGCCGATGCAATCCACAAGGCTCAGGCGGAAACCGGAGAAATCAAAGGTCACTACCTGAACGTAACTGCTGCAACCTGCGAGGAAATGCTGAAGCGGGCTGAGTTCGCAAAAGAACTCGGCATGCCCATCATCATGCATGATTTCTTGACCGCTGGTTTCACCGCTAATACCACCCTGTCTCACTGGTGCCGCGATAATGGCGTTCTGCTCCACATCCACCGGGCGATGCACGCGGTAATCGACCGTCAAAAAAATCACGGTATTCACTTCCGCGTGTTGTCGAAGTGCTTGCGGATGTCGGGTGGTGACCACATCCACACCGGAACCGTTGTGGGTAAGCTTGAGGGCGATCGCGACATCACCCTAGGCTTCATCGACCTGCTCCGTGAAAACTACGTTGAGAAAGATCTGTCTCGCGGTATTTACTTCACCCAAGACTGGGCATCCATGCCCAGTGTTATGGCGGTGGCGTCCGGTGGTATCCACGTATGGCACATGCCAGCTCTGGTTGAAATCTTCGGCGATGAGTCCGTCCTACAGTTTGGTGGTGGTACCTTGGGTCACCCCTGGGGGAACGCACCGGGTGCAACCGCGAACCGCGTTGCGCTGGAAGCTTGCGTTCAGGCTCGGAACGAAGGTCGTGACCTCATGCGTGAAGGTGGCGATATCATCCGTGAAGCCGCGAAGTGGTCGCCTGAGTTGGCTGTTGCTTGTGAACTTTGGAAGGAAATCAAGTTCGAGTTTGAAGCGGTTGATACCGTCTGA
- a CDS encoding chaperonin family protein RbcX: MDLKNIAKDTAKVLISYLTYRAVRVVVAQLSETNPPLSIWLSQFSSTGKIQDGEAYLNELIQENQDLAFRIMTVRAYLADEVTEFLPEMARSGIQQANMEHHREYLERITQLQPSDTLPSMESIPESDIDPDS, encoded by the coding sequence ATGGACCTCAAAAATATTGCGAAGGATACAGCGAAGGTTCTGATCAGCTATTTAACCTATCGAGCTGTGCGGGTTGTCGTGGCGCAACTCAGCGAAACGAATCCCCCCCTTTCGATCTGGTTAAGTCAGTTTTCTTCGACTGGCAAGATTCAGGATGGAGAAGCCTATCTGAACGAGCTGATTCAGGAAAACCAGGATTTGGCCTTTCGCATCATGACGGTAAGGGCTTACTTGGCGGATGAAGTGACCGAATTTTTGCCAGAAATGGCGCGATCGGGCATTCAGCAGGCGAATATGGAGCATCACCGGGAATACCTAGAGCGTATTACGCAGCTTCAACCGTCAGATACCTTGCCCAGCATGGAATCAATACCGGAGTCGGACATCGATCCGGATTCCTAA
- the gvpC gene encoding gas vesicle protein GvpC, protein MSSLRDSWQALRVQRQQEFNQRQIEVQELLSGFSAERQAQAAQLRSELSQFQQEIRTATQLFLASASQQRQIQAQQLFQELESYTRVIKAETAEFLSQVTSDRTLMAQQLTRDLQGFRRELSTLVAALIQAYTEKRHQDEIQIMQELATYVEDLKADVQVYLSELGAMRERRAEQVWSELQQSHDKRLAEVEALFRDLADFRAELTSYCTSIRQSVWGNEGVPVAAPKPTMQLKRPAAKPASSNKVQAKAKAKVAPAPKAVPPAKPAAIAPPPAIEAPAPVPAPVAPKVDETASNSDAHHHPLAQLEAEICEHIRKMQGARLPEIETALGINRFQAVDALRALIKEGLVTQRDRVYLIQEEVSL, encoded by the coding sequence ATGAGTTCCCTCAGAGATTCGTGGCAGGCACTACGAGTCCAGCGCCAGCAAGAATTTAATCAACGGCAAATCGAGGTGCAGGAACTGCTCAGTGGGTTCTCAGCTGAACGGCAAGCTCAGGCTGCGCAATTACGTAGCGAACTCAGCCAATTTCAGCAAGAAATTAGAACCGCCACTCAACTGTTTCTTGCATCTGCTAGTCAACAGCGCCAAATTCAGGCGCAGCAACTGTTTCAAGAGCTAGAGAGCTATACCCGCGTCATTAAAGCGGAAACGGCTGAGTTTTTGTCTCAAGTGACGAGCGATCGCACCCTAATGGCACAACAGCTTACCCGCGATCTGCAAGGGTTTCGTCGTGAGTTATCCACCCTTGTGGCAGCCCTCATTCAGGCGTACACCGAAAAGCGTCATCAGGACGAAATCCAAATTATGCAAGAGCTAGCCACCTACGTCGAAGATCTCAAAGCCGACGTCCAGGTTTACCTGTCGGAATTGGGAGCCATGCGCGAACGACGGGCTGAGCAGGTTTGGAGCGAACTTCAGCAGAGCCATGACAAGCGCTTGGCTGAAGTAGAGGCGCTGTTTCGCGACTTGGCAGACTTTCGGGCAGAGCTTACGTCCTATTGCACCAGCATCCGACAAAGCGTTTGGGGAAACGAAGGCGTTCCCGTTGCTGCCCCAAAGCCAACGATGCAGCTTAAAAGACCCGCCGCCAAACCTGCATCTTCTAACAAGGTACAGGCTAAAGCAAAGGCGAAGGTAGCCCCTGCGCCCAAAGCCGTGCCTCCAGCTAAACCAGCGGCGATCGCCCCCCCTCCTGCTATAGAAGCACCCGCTCCAGTTCCAGCCCCAGTCGCACCCAAGGTTGATGAGACAGCATCTAACTCCGATGCCCATCATCACCCCCTGGCTCAACTGGAAGCCGAAATTTGTGAGCATATCCGCAAAATGCAGGGAGCTAGACTCCCCGAAATCGAGACAGCCTTGGGAATTAACCGCTTCCAAGCCGTTGATGCACTACGTGCGTTGATCAAGGAAGGTCTGGTAACTCAACGCGATCGCGTCTACTTGATTCAAGAGGAAGTAAGCCTGTGA
- a CDS encoding DUF697 domain-containing protein, translating to MAAILKKPILVGGLGLTAGLWALQSFGDSALHAGGDLMWGAIALGSGYLWLRQYFKSSDNSAKSPAVLLPIAANRTVVEQALSAVDALITQLQSEPTGTGDAVSDSVVEPLRTKLAELNQELDRQHLTVTVLGESGVGKTALMNWLQDNWLSGHQDKHSQTVSLMDSLPAINQVTDDAASLAMPSDALTHDLLLFLTSGDLTDSQFQILQQLRQQRQRVLLVFSKQDQYLPDDRLTVLHQLQQRVKSVMEPEDVVAIATVPAPIKVRQHQDDGSIIERTEQPEANVFSLSDRLGTILHQEAQQLVWATVLRKSWLLRQDIVAELNQIRRDRALSMIEQSQWIAAAAAFANPVPTLDLLATAAVNAQLVMDLGTVYHQPFSMDQAKEIAGTMAAQMVKLGLVEVSTQAISPLLKGSALTYVAGGMLQGVSAAYLTRIAGLSLVEYLQERSQNPDLAKQPIQIDRILNTLKSVFQSNQRTEFLQQLVTQGMTRLLPTAEAKAEATI from the coding sequence ATGGCAGCAATACTGAAGAAACCGATTTTAGTAGGTGGTTTGGGGTTAACAGCCGGACTATGGGCACTGCAAAGTTTCGGTGATTCTGCTCTGCACGCAGGCGGCGATCTGATGTGGGGCGCGATCGCCCTTGGATCGGGCTATCTCTGGTTGCGTCAATACTTCAAATCCTCAGACAACAGTGCCAAATCCCCTGCGGTCTTGCTTCCCATCGCGGCAAACCGTACCGTTGTGGAACAGGCACTGTCAGCCGTTGATGCCCTAATTACCCAACTTCAGAGTGAACCGACGGGAACTGGCGATGCGGTATCGGATTCGGTTGTAGAACCGTTGCGGACAAAGCTAGCCGAGTTGAACCAAGAACTCGATCGTCAACATTTAACCGTGACGGTATTGGGCGAGTCAGGTGTGGGTAAAACCGCTCTGATGAATTGGTTACAGGACAACTGGCTGTCGGGACATCAAGACAAGCATAGTCAGACGGTTTCGTTGATGGACTCCCTACCCGCCATCAACCAAGTGACCGATGATGCCGCAAGTCTCGCTATGCCCAGCGATGCCCTAACCCATGATCTGCTGCTCTTCCTCACGTCGGGCGATTTAACGGATTCTCAATTCCAGATTCTCCAGCAATTACGCCAACAGCGACAGCGGGTCTTACTCGTCTTTAGCAAACAGGATCAGTATTTGCCGGACGATCGCCTGACCGTGCTCCATCAGTTACAGCAGCGGGTGAAATCGGTCATGGAACCTGAGGATGTGGTGGCGATCGCCACGGTTCCTGCACCGATTAAAGTTCGTCAACATCAAGACGACGGCTCGATCATTGAGCGCACCGAGCAACCGGAGGCCAATGTATTTTCCTTGAGCGATCGTTTAGGCACGATTTTGCACCAGGAAGCGCAACAGCTTGTATGGGCAACGGTGCTGCGGAAGTCTTGGCTACTGCGTCAGGACATTGTGGCAGAACTTAATCAGATTCGGCGCGATCGCGCTCTATCCATGATTGAACAGTCCCAGTGGATCGCCGCCGCCGCCGCCTTTGCGAATCCTGTACCGACGCTGGATCTCCTAGCAACCGCTGCGGTGAATGCCCAACTAGTGATGGATCTGGGTACGGTGTATCATCAGCCCTTCTCAATGGATCAGGCAAAGGAAATTGCAGGCACGATGGCCGCCCAGATGGTGAAGTTGGGCTTGGTGGAAGTGTCTACCCAGGCGATTAGTCCCCTATTAAAAGGAAGTGCCTTGACCTATGTGGCGGGCGGCATGCTGCAAGGGGTGAGTGCGGCCTATTTGACCCGGATTGCCGGACTCAGTTTAGTCGAGTATTTGCAAGAGCGCAGCCAAAATCCCGATTTGGCAAAACAGCCGATTCAAATCGATCGCATTTTGAACACGCTGAAGTCGGTCTTCCAGAGCAACCAACGCACCGAGTTTCTGCAGCAGTTGGTGACCCAGGGAATGACACGATTGCTTCCCACTGCCGAAGCCAAGGCAGAAGCCACGATTTAA
- a CDS encoding peptidoglycan-binding protein, whose protein sequence is MSRRLSLMVQVFATLALTGLGWVADAVAQVYFPGDQGSAVEAIQGALGLPVDGYYGVSTEQAVLSFQRRNGLVCVDGLTGPETLEALGLGYLITNPNEPCGNLAGLPPQGGRPPARTVCPTTSSGSYVAIVPGNTGDSPESLRNKINAITPATLRHAPWGSFISAGLYDSYACAEAQAAYLRAAGFDARAVYNPF, encoded by the coding sequence ATGAGCCGCCGATTGTCCTTAATGGTTCAAGTCTTTGCAACATTAGCGTTAACCGGATTGGGTTGGGTTGCTGATGCGGTTGCCCAGGTCTACTTTCCAGGTGACCAAGGCTCAGCTGTAGAAGCGATTCAAGGTGCTTTGGGATTGCCTGTAGATGGATACTACGGTGTATCGACGGAACAAGCTGTTCTCAGTTTTCAGCGCCGAAATGGCTTAGTTTGCGTCGATGGATTAACGGGGCCGGAAACCTTAGAAGCTTTGGGGCTTGGATACCTAATCACGAATCCGAACGAGCCTTGCGGAAATTTGGCAGGCTTACCCCCTCAAGGCGGACGCCCCCCTGCCCGTACTGTGTGTCCAACGACGTCCTCTGGTTCGTATGTTGCCATTGTTCCTGGAAATACGGGGGACTCGCCCGAATCTCTCCGCAATAAAATTAATGCGATTACACCCGCTACATTACGTCATGCTCCCTGGGGTTCCTTCATTAGTGCAGGTCTGTATGACTCCTATGCCTGTGCAGAAGCTCAAGCGGCTTATTTAAGAGCCGCAGGCTTTGATGCGCGAGCCGTTTACAACCCGTTCTAA
- a CDS encoding ribulose bisphosphate carboxylase small subunit: MKTLPKERRFETLSYLPPLSDQQIARQLQYVIDQGFIPAIEFNEDSNPETHYWTMWKLPLFGKPSVQDVLNEVNECRNEYRDCYIRVVAFDNIKQCQVMSFIVHKPGSGSSFRY; this comes from the coding sequence ATGAAAACACTGCCTAAAGAGCGTCGGTTTGAAACGCTGTCCTATCTTCCTCCCCTCAGCGACCAGCAGATTGCTCGTCAGCTTCAGTATGTGATTGATCAAGGGTTCATTCCGGCGATCGAGTTCAACGAAGACTCGAACCCAGAGACCCACTACTGGACGATGTGGAAGCTGCCTCTGTTCGGAAAGCCGTCGGTTCAAGACGTCCTGAACGAGGTGAACGAATGCCGTAACGAGTATCGTGATTGCTACATCCGTGTTGTTGCGTTCGACAACATCAAGCAGTGTCAGGTTATGAGCTTTATCGTTCACAAGCCTGGTAGCGGTAGCTCTTTCCGTTACTAA
- the gvpA gene encoding gas vesicle structural protein GvpA, which produces MAVEKVNSSSSLAEVVDRILDKGIVVDAWVRVSLVGIELLAIEARVVIASVETYLKYAEAVGLTAQAAVPA; this is translated from the coding sequence ATGGCAGTTGAAAAAGTAAACTCCTCCTCTAGCCTTGCTGAAGTTGTTGACCGCATCCTCGACAAAGGTATCGTTGTTGATGCATGGGTTCGTGTTTCATTGGTTGGTATCGAACTACTGGCTATTGAGGCTCGCGTTGTGATTGCGTCCGTAGAAACCTACTTGAAGTATGCAGAAGCTGTAGGTCTGACTGCTCAGGCTGCTGTTCCTGCATAG
- a CDS encoding aldo/keto reductase, translated as MSRITLGETGVVVPAIGIGTWAWGDTLFWGYGNEYGEPQLREAFQEAIATGINFFDTAEIYGFGESERLLGRFMQELGTPVHIATKYFPLPWRFSAGSVADALTASLKRLQVPTVDLYQVHWPFDFFMGQPTLMDALADEVKQGRIRAIGVSNYSADQTKQAHERLAKRGVPLAVNQVQYSLLNRKIETNGVMAIARDLNITILAYSPLAQGLLTGKYTPQEPKPSSGARRIDPRFSPSGLTKLAPVLQTLTDIATTHDRTPAQVALNWLIAQGNVIPIPGAKNANHARQNAGAIGWSLSESEIARLSEVTLLFT; from the coding sequence ATGAGTAGAATTACTCTAGGTGAAACAGGCGTCGTTGTTCCTGCGATTGGAATTGGGACATGGGCTTGGGGGGATACTCTGTTTTGGGGATACGGTAACGAGTATGGGGAGCCGCAGCTTCGTGAAGCCTTTCAGGAGGCGATCGCCACAGGCATCAACTTTTTCGATACTGCCGAAATTTACGGCTTTGGCGAGTCCGAACGCTTGCTCGGTCGCTTTATGCAGGAATTGGGTACGCCCGTTCACATTGCCACCAAGTATTTTCCGCTGCCGTGGCGATTCTCGGCGGGTTCGGTTGCAGATGCGTTAACCGCTAGCCTGAAGCGATTGCAAGTGCCAACGGTGGATCTATATCAAGTCCACTGGCCGTTTGATTTTTTCATGGGACAGCCAACGTTGATGGATGCCTTAGCAGATGAGGTGAAACAGGGGCGAATTCGCGCGATCGGGGTTAGCAACTATTCCGCCGATCAGACCAAACAGGCGCATGAGCGTTTGGCGAAACGAGGCGTGCCTTTAGCGGTGAATCAGGTGCAATACTCGTTGCTGAACCGCAAGATTGAAACGAATGGTGTGATGGCGATCGCTCGCGACTTAAACATCACAATCCTGGCCTATAGTCCGTTGGCGCAAGGATTACTGACAGGTAAATACACGCCACAGGAGCCCAAGCCCTCCTCCGGCGCACGGCGCATCGATCCGCGATTTAGCCCAAGCGGTCTTACGAAATTAGCGCCCGTATTGCAAACCTTGACTGATATTGCCACAACCCATGACCGCACCCCCGCCCAAGTGGCGTTGAATTGGCTGATCGCCCAGGGGAATGTGATTCCGATTCCGGGGGCAAAAAATGCGAACCATGCTCGCCAAAATGCAGGGGCGATCGGCTGGTCGTTGAGTGAGTCAGAGATTGCAAGGTTGAGTGAGGTTACCCTTTTATTTACCTAG
- a CDS encoding NAD-binding protein, with product MKPRIIVCGLGLTGYKIFCLLKQQGAVVVGVNDVPIEGDTTAQAQSCPMSFGSDSTYVRDIVIGNLRSPATLIEAGVREAHTLVLATSDDALNLAILTQARVLNPRIRIINRLFNTSLGDRLDHTLPDHTSMSVAALSAPVFAFAALGNKAIGQLQLYNQVWPIQEEFIHDVHPWKGRLLSDLWDDRTRMLIYYLPRHEDVDLVSAVLQGNRLQVGDRLIIATQPSIRTVQRTLHYKFLEFWAKVRQFQQRLQPTLTVLVALLFVIALSTVTYIINNYNTPIVDALYFSVGMITGAGGQERVAEQSDPSIKLFTVMMMLVRAGVIGICYALLNDFVLGSRFKQLWNSPRIPTRNHYIVCGLGGLGIQIVDQLHANGCSIVIIEKDPNNRFLHTAAALKIPVIQSDASLAATLVEAHIQTADALLASTSDDVANLEIALSAKGLAPRVPVIVRNQDPQFAPLAQAVFEFEAVLSPTELAAPSFAAAALGGRILGNGMTANTLWVALATMITPAHPFCGQQVKDVATSTDIVPLYIEGSQRAIHGWTLLDVHLCPGDVLYLTVQASKLEHLWRSQPNLTAHQEYLNQST from the coding sequence ATTAAGCCTCGTATTATTGTTTGCGGTCTTGGATTAACGGGTTACAAAATCTTTTGTTTGCTCAAGCAGCAAGGTGCTGTGGTCGTTGGCGTCAACGATGTGCCCATTGAGGGAGACACAACAGCTCAGGCTCAAAGCTGCCCCATGTCCTTTGGGTCGGATTCGACCTATGTGCGGGATATTGTAATTGGGAATTTGCGATCGCCCGCCACTCTCATTGAAGCCGGAGTCCGTGAGGCTCATACGCTGGTGCTGGCGACCAGCGATGATGCCCTAAACCTGGCAATTTTGACCCAGGCCAGGGTGCTCAATCCGCGCATTCGCATTATCAACCGCCTGTTTAATACGAGTTTGGGCGATCGCCTGGATCACACTCTGCCCGATCACACCAGTATGAGCGTTGCAGCCTTGTCGGCTCCCGTCTTTGCCTTTGCGGCTCTGGGCAATAAAGCGATTGGGCAACTCCAACTCTACAATCAGGTTTGGCCTATCCAGGAAGAGTTTATCCACGATGTTCATCCCTGGAAGGGGCGTTTGCTCAGCGATCTCTGGGACGACCGCACCCGGATGTTAATTTACTATCTGCCCCGTCATGAGGATGTTGATTTAGTCTCGGCGGTATTGCAGGGGAATCGCCTCCAAGTGGGCGATCGTTTGATTATTGCCACTCAGCCTAGTATCCGCACGGTTCAGCGCACCCTTCACTACAAGTTCCTGGAATTTTGGGCAAAGGTACGGCAGTTCCAACAACGCCTACAGCCCACGCTTACGGTTCTGGTCGCACTGCTCTTCGTGATTGCCCTTTCGACGGTAACCTACATCATCAATAACTACAACACTCCGATTGTGGATGCCCTTTACTTTTCAGTGGGCATGATTACCGGAGCAGGTGGACAGGAACGTGTGGCTGAGCAATCCGACCCTAGCATCAAACTCTTCACGGTTATGATGATGCTGGTGAGGGCAGGCGTTATTGGCATTTGCTACGCTCTCCTCAATGACTTTGTTTTGGGGAGTCGGTTTAAGCAGCTTTGGAATAGCCCCCGCATTCCCACCCGCAACCACTACATTGTTTGTGGATTGGGGGGGCTAGGAATTCAGATTGTGGATCAACTCCATGCCAACGGCTGCTCTATTGTCATTATCGAAAAAGATCCCAATAACCGATTCCTACACACTGCTGCTGCTCTCAAGATTCCGGTGATTCAGAGTGATGCCAGCTTAGCGGCAACCCTGGTCGAAGCCCATATTCAGACTGCCGATGCCTTACTCGCCTCAACCAGTGATGATGTCGCAAATCTGGAGATTGCGCTGAGTGCCAAAGGGCTTGCCCCTCGTGTTCCGGTGATTGTGCGAAATCAAGATCCGCAATTTGCACCTCTAGCCCAAGCGGTCTTTGAGTTTGAGGCGGTTCTTAGCCCTACCGAGCTAGCGGCTCCGTCGTTTGCGGCAGCGGCTTTGGGCGGTCGAATCCTGGGGAATGGCATGACGGCAAATACGTTATGGGTTGCCCTGGCGACAATGATTACACCTGCTCACCCCTTTTGTGGACAACAGGTGAAAGATGTTGCTACCAGCACTGACATTGTTCCGCTTTACATCGAAGGGTCGCAGCGGGCCATTCACGGCTGGACTCTTTTGGATGTACATCTCTGCCCTGGCGATGTTCTGTACCTTACGGTACAAGCCTCTAAACTGGAGCACTTGTGGCGATCGCAACCCAACCTCACAGCCCACCAGGAATATCTGAACCAATCCACTTAA